The following is a genomic window from Phaseolus vulgaris cultivar G19833 chromosome 6, P. vulgaris v2.0, whole genome shotgun sequence.
TATTATAAGTTGGAGGGTGGGGTGAGGGCCTTGACTGGGAGGCGGAATTGAATGGACACGGTTTTTGTGTTGAGGAGGGACACATGAACCGCACCTTCCAACACCAAATGCAAAATAGTTTTGATCACATAAGCCTTACGTTTGAACTGACATCATCCATAATCCATCCCCAGCCATTACATAAATTCACATATTCCGCACTCAACGCTTTCCTTCTAGATACATATTATCTCAACATACCATTGCCTCCTCCTTAAATACCATtcaattaaatcaaatataaacTCCACTGCCTCCCACATCCACACTCCAATCATACAACAATcacctaataataataataataatcataataataatttattaaaataaattaattactaatAAACACTACTACCAGTCTCCATTATAGCCatcacaaattaaaaatatcagaATGTTCACTGAAATTCAAGCGTAGGCACTCAGAACCAATGAATAAACCTCACCCCTCAACACACCCTCACTATATATAAACACTCCCTCTCTGTTCTTCCTTCATCTTCACAACCATTccaaaacagagaaaacaaaACGAAAAGAGTGAACCGCTTAATTTCAGAATTTGGTGCCATGGAAATCCCAAAACAAGAAGCTCGAGTGGCTCCCGCACCTCCCATGGTGGCCATGATGCCATCCCCTGGCATGGGCCATCTAATCCCGATGATCGAGTTCGCCAAGCGAGTCGTTCGCTACCATAACCTGTCGGTCACCTTCGTCATCCCCACCCAAGGCCCACCTTCCAAGGCCCAAACCGCCGTCCTCCACGCTCTCCCCGACTCCATCTCCCACACCTTCCTCCCTCCGGTCACTCTCTCGGACCTCCCGCCTGACGCAATGATCGAAACCACCATGTCCCACGTCGTCCTCCGCTCCCTCCCTTCCCTACGCGAAGCCTTCCATTCTCTCTCCGCCACCCACACACTCGCAGCCCTTGTTGTCGACCTCTTCTCCACCGACGCCTTTGACATCGCCGCCGAATTCAACGCCTCCCGCTACGTCTTCTTCCCATCCACCGCCACTGCCCTCTCCCTCTTCTTCTACCTCCCAACCCTAGACCAGGAGGCCCACTGCGAGTTCCGGGACCTCCCCGAACCGGTGACCATCCCTGGCTGCATTCCTATTCACGGAAGGGATTTACTCGACCCGGTTCAGGACCGCAAGAACGAGGCCTACAAGTGGGTCCTACACCACGCGAAGAGGTATAGAGAAGCCGAGGGAATAATCGAGAACAGCTTCGCAGAGCTTGAACCGGGAGCTTGGCGCGAGTTGCAGAAGGAACAACCGGGACGGCCCCCGGTTTACGCGGTGGGGCCATTAGTCAGAATGGAAACGGGTCCAGTGGAGTCGGAGTGTTTAAGGTGGTTAGATGAGCAGCCTCGTGGGAGCGTGTTATTTGTATCCTTCGGAAGCGCTGGGACCCTCTCCAGTGCCCAGATCAAGGAGCTGGCTCACGGGCTGGAAGCGAGCGAGCAACGGTTTTTGTGGGTGGTGAAGAGCCCAAACGACGAAATCGCCAACGGTTCTTATTTCAAAGCGGAGACTGCGGCGGATCCGTTTGGGTTTTTACCCGAAGGGTTTGTGGAGAGAACGAAAGGTAGGGGCCTTTTGGTTCCCTCTTGGGCTCCGCAACCTCAGGTTCTGGCCCATCCCTCCACCGCTGGGTTCCTCACCCATTGCGGCTGGAACTCCATTCTGGAGAGCGTGGTGAACGGGGTGTCCTTCATCGCATGGCCCCTCTTCGCGGAGCAGAGGATGAACGCCTTTATGCTCACCCACGACGTCAAGGTAGCGCTGAGGCCCAAAGTTTCCGATAATGGCTTAGTGGAGAGACAGCAAATAAGTAGCGTTGTGAAGTCCCTGATGGAAGGTGAAGAGGGGAAGAAGCTGCGTTACCGAATGAAGGATCTGAAGGATGCTGCTGCCATGGCTCTCGCTGAAGACGGTTCCTCCACCAACCATATCTCCCATTTGGCCCTCATCTGGGCCAACAAAACTGCTCCAAAACCTCGTCAATTAAATTAAAGCCTTCCTCCTGTACTATCCCCACTtaacttatttttgtttttaattataaatatgccTGTAGTTTTTCAAATTTGGATCATAACTTCGTTTACTACACTGCAGATGGATAAAATggcataaataaataaataaaaaattgggtAGAGTGTGAAGAAGtgtaataaaattgaatttcacGTGGCGCTTCACATCCCAATGATAACGACCAGGGATAGTGGCGAAAAAGAGGAGGGCCCAGTGGACGCAAAATTCGTAGCTCCACCGTGACCAGTAACAATATATCCAAAACTGGACGTGGCTAGCATTAGACGGTAGAACTTGGAAGGAGTAGGATTCCATGTGTAGGTGTCGTCACATAACTCAATGCCCGCCATGATGAttgtaataagaaaattaatctTGGTTTTACTTCATTCAACCACTTCTTTCAATAAGTCTTAGCTAACGTGCGTTAATTTCTTCAGTTTGGTAAAATGCCTTCAACCAGATTAAGGGAGattataacataataatatttcTCTCATAATCTAGGATTAAGTGCTTGATTCATATAGACTTTATCGCATTCTTGTAGAAATGCTACAAATACTGCTCGTCATCTTTTGTCTCTGGCCCCGTCCCATGCGGATGGCATTTTCCTTGGTCAGCCACACTATCTATATGATGCTCTCTTCAAAAACAGTGTGCTTCTCAGGATCCACCTGTTAtagagaataaaattattttcatactgttcaaatataattgaaaaaagaaaaatattattttcacacCCACTTTTTGCATTGCTTCAAATTACAACTTTCAAATGATAGAGGTTatgaaatataaaagaatatttttgtcatttgaaGAGGTGTAATTTGGAGCAATGGATGTCAAATTATCACTGCTCTTGAAAAAATGTAATCGGATTAATTCAACCACAAATTTAGATTTTGTTGGGAATCTCACTTTAATTTTAATGAGAGACCATGACTAATTTTTAATGAGAGACCATGACTAATGAATATTGATAATTGATTCATTGAGTATATTCAAGGATGAAAATTCCAAAGTCTTGGAATTATATCTCTTTGAAGACTTTGAAGTTCAGCCTAAAAAGTTCAAGATGGTATTTTCAAAGTATCTTGAAAATACGACAAacattaattatcaattatctCTTTATGAGGAAGTTTTCTTTTCATTCTCTATATAAAGGAAACTTGTGAGGAAGAGAAATACAAGCAAAAGGGAAGAACAACATAAATAGTAAATGAGATAATAGATATCCATCATAGTATGAGATTAGAAATcttaattctttttttctttgattaacaGAAATCCTAGTGAGATGCTAGAGAGACATTGCATTTCATCTTTGTTGGTTGAGATTAAGTGGTAACCTCGTATTCTCTTATGACGAGGTCTCATAGGTTTTAGTTAATAATTTGAGGTGATTTTACTATATTAAAATTAACagtatcattattttatattcttaagAGATTTTACGTTAAACACATATGTACATAATATAAACCATTCAAGTTTTGATAAAAACAAAGTGGCACTTAAATGTTATAGCATCCTAATATCGTTTTCTGCACGAGGAGTTACGGAGAAGCTTTACCTTccttttatatttcaaaaagagaaaaagtgtGCACAAAAGAGAAAGGAATCTTAAATGCTATATGCCATTTATATATTGGGTTCAAATAGATGACCACTACTTGAATACTTTTTCTGTCTTAAAACTATTGATGCtgcaattttttaattttatccaaatttcattcattttttatatgtgctctcatttaaaataattagaattgtttttaaacattttaataaaCAATTGACTTTTATATTAGTTTGTATTAACTATGTTTGAAGCTCATAAAACGGGTGGATCCCCTCAACCGGCATCAATGATGCCAGATAAGATATTATCTTCAAACCATCTTGACCTGCTTACCTAGTCCGTTGAccgatttttattttattttattatatacataaaatattaaaattaaaataagttcaatttaaaatattataattttatgttacattattttaaaataataatattctaaTTTAAATCATGAATATCTACGTATACAAgttaattttcaattacataacttagtaaaataacttaaaaagtatttattttttcaatttatccgaataaaaacattatttaataatttaatatttagaattatatatatatatatatttaaaaactagCAACTCAATGGACCAACTCAATATTTAAGTCTCATTCTCTTTATATTTtctctttagttttttttagagtAGTTTCTAATATTTTTCCTAAATAAAATCTATTAGTGAGATAAAAATCTATTTATCCatcatcataatttatttaGCGTTTAAGGTTATtcccttttattttaaaatttctctatcttgtttccttttatttttttttttaatattataagatTTTACTCTCTTTCAACTTTCTTTCTATATTGATTTTGCTTAGTAAACAAACAACTCCTGTACAATGAGAGCTATTTTGATCAATGAAAGTAAATGATTTTGATAATAAAGATGATTATAGATCTTGataatataatttgatttcttGAGTTTGGAATTACTTGTATAATCGAAGAGTGTAGTCTTTAGTACaactatttttattaatcaaattcgtatgtaatgctTATTTGAAGAGTGATAGAAACAAAACagtataaaaatacatttaaaatttggaaatatgcatatatattttattaaactaAGAAAATACTATTGAAGTATTACAAATACACTTGACAATTTTTAACATTTCATAAGTAAATAAGTAAAATGACTTGATCAATGAATCGAATTAAATCGTTTTATGATCTTTTACTAAGTTGTGCAAAATAATGTTTAAAgagttatttattttctatacttacaCAGTACACAGAAATTACAATGAATGTAACAACTATGAATCATGGCTggtgaaaacaaaattaaaaagttgGAAAAGGTGATACTCAGTAATCAATTTATAATGCTCCATCAGTTCAGACCTTACCTACTCTTCCTCCAAGTGAAATTCTTGGGTGCCTTCCTTACCTACTAAATGCAATAATAACTCATTATACACATTTATAATaagatttttgtttaattttggtctttaaaatttaaagtaagtTCAATTATTACTCCTAGGCCTCTTGTCCTCTTCGATCTGTCCATCAAATCTTATCAAGCTTAATTCCATATGAGAATAATTGATCGGCGTAAAAACGATAAATTTCGACAAtttaatcaaaacaaataagTTTCTGTTTGTAGATTATAAGTTCTAAAATTAGTGCGTTGTCAcagtattaaaaatattaacttgTTGGTAAATTTTATAGACTTTAAATACTGGTTAGTCAATGATTTACGCTGTGCAAGGTATAACAAAAGTAAGGAAGGAAAGAATTCTATCATTGATTAAATGTCTAGCATATATAAATACAGTATATTATACATGAAACCTTCTAATTAACCGTATACATTATTCCTGACACCCCCGATTTACAACAATAGAATTTATCACAATCCTTAAGGAAAGAGATACTATAAACGAGTTTAGTCAGTAAATAAAAAATCTGATAACAAGTTAGAAGATGAATTGTATTTGATTTGTTGAACATTATCATGAAAAATGAAGATTaagttcaaaatattttaatttgaagtgTCAAATGAGATTaacaacaagaaaaataatactCAAATTATCAtagtaaatatttgaaataggGGATGAAACTCTAATATTAGTGAGAAGGGAACACAATTATTTGATTTTACGCAATAATACTCCTTTATATCGCCTCAGTGTTGTTGCAGGATATCACATTCTGCTTGTGAGAAGACCAAAAGACAAGATTggattctaaataaatacaataatcacTAGTAGATTTATGATCATCAATGTCAAACTCGTAATCAATATCGTTATTGGAATGAAAAAACATTCGTCCTCTCCTATTTTGAGAAGTATTGTTTCGATTGTGATTTTGTTGATGATTTGACAAAGATCATGaaccaaaaatattattagctTGTAGAGGAGACTGATCATTAAGATAACGTTTCTAAATCTTTCTTCTTACACTATAAGAAATGCCTCaatataataacataataagGTTCTAAGCTAGATGTGATAAATGTAATGAAATGATCATAATTTTCATACAagtcataaaaaataacatttatatgATCTTCAACTGTAATGAGAGCTCTAATAGCATCAAGAGTATCAACCGTTTTCTTGATTTTAAACATATACATAGTGACACCATGATTCTTCATTGAAGTACATAGCTTATTTTTCAGCTTCTTGATTTGTGTCTTAGTTTGAGAGGCATAATATGTGTGCAATCTTATTTAAATTTGAGCAGAAGTTTCAAGATCCACTATCTTGGTGAGGATAGGATTCAAAGTGATGCAAGAAGCCAAATGAGTATAAGTTTATCTCATTGTTCATGACACAAAAAGGATTGATATTGTTGACACAAAAATCATAACATTTTTGAACCTTGGAGAAACTTGTGGATTATCaaagaataataatagtaaCAAGAATTTGTtgctacaaataaaaaattaatctttGTCTGACTTAAGGGTGATGTGCATGGTGAAGGTATTAGGAATGAACTTAAAGGATAAAGAAAAATCTTCATGATTAAACAtatcagagaaaaaaaaagtcattagTAACTCCatgtaaagttaaaaaaaaaacaagaaaagaaagaaaattatattattaataattgtgAAAAGTAGAAGCATATACATAATGCTTCTAATCCATAACCAACtaactatatatattattccTATAGATAAAATGGATGGTGGATTTAGAAGGATTACGAAATTAAATTCCATTGACAGGTAGTTGTAGAAGGTTAGTTCCGTGGGGTTGGAGGAAAGTGGATGATTGGCTCTTCAGAGTTTATAAATCAAAGTCACACTCCAAATCTTGTGGCGAGGTAAACAGAGTGACTCCCATTACTTCGACTCAATTTATATGTTAGATTTTAGATTTAAATATcatgaatgttttttttttttttctgacaaTTAATCATTAACGTACGTGTGAATATTTACACTAATAACTTGATTACTTGAAGTATGatcaaaattttaaacataaattttgtttttaatgttttaagagTGTCTTGTTTATATGTTGGAGGAAATGTTTGTCAATTCTAAAATGTCATGTCTGATATGGTATATATAGTAAACTCAATGAGTTCTTCATTTCCTAACAGTTATCATGACTTTGAATTTTTAAGCAAGTGCATCCTCACCACGTCAACCGCATTCATACCAAGTTTTCACGGCATCATGGTTTTTAAGGTTTGTGTAATTGTTACTATTGTCTCTGCAATTAGAACCTTAATTAACTTTCCCCTATTATATATTATGGTAATTTTTGTGGCTGGAATTAATTCATATATAGCATGATGATTGGACACGTCTTGCCAAAAACCAGTTTGTGCACAACACTTTTCAGGCAAACATGTTTGGTATGAAAGTTTGGTTTTCCTCCACTTCTATAGCAATTGGAAAGATATATACGTTCTATCTTGTAATTTTATGCAACTATCTTTTCTTTACTCTTTTGGTTTATCATTTCTAATTACTAGAAAGAGAAATTGCTAGATCTTAAAAGATATTCAAAATTTGttaaataacaaattttaaaatttaactcaATAAGATTTAcacctatttatatatttaaaatattcttataaaaTTCTTCTTacttaattaaaaacaaaataatatataaagttaaaCAATAACTAATAAGTAATAAGATATATccttcaaaggaaaaagaagaaagcaACATGGTCACGAATTCTTTCTgcaaatatatttcaaatacaGAAACGTATTCTACAATTGGGAAAATTGAAATCAATACATGCATTTCCGTGTCATTGTTATACACCCTTTGATTGTTTGACAATCTTTACGACGtctctaacattttttaattgaaaccTTTATCtgatatttatttcttaattaagTTCTGTCGCCTAATTGTGACTTCAAAAAACTAAGCGTAGGacctaataattaaaaaaaacaaatttaaggaTTCAATTAAAAAGGAAACTAGTTCATTAtcctaattaaaaataatcaaatggTTTAAGGACCTTTTTAACTCAAATATTTcgtgatttttttatgtttaatatataattataatcaaATTTTACTACCTGTGTCCAAACTTCTAATTAATTCATACGGATAAAAAAAGTTGGTTATTTTAgttaatgatattaaatatttagcaattttattatttttcaaaaaatactcCTAGAATTATCGAAACGATGTATCCTTTTCACCTAATTACTTTTTACTTATTCGATTaatatgtaaaaatagaaaataaatctttaatttatcttaaattattaatttgtacCTAAGAGAATGAGTTCGTTATCTTTATTTAAGATGTACGTAATTTTGAATATGCTAGAAAAGTAATTAATACGACATAACAATATGAAAATACATATACGAagacaaataaattttaattttattcacagCAAAAACATCACAAACTGGGGTAGTATTTTCCAACGTATATTCTTGgggaaattattattttaattccttTAAGCTGAGGTCAAATCCAACTCAATAATATCTTCTTCTTTAATGGAACTATATCCATTTACTGTGTAACTTTTATGGTGGAATTATCTTATCGGTTTCATCGTCAGTTTATGCGTCTCTACCCTACATTTTTGTAGAATAGGTCCAATTGTGTCATAATAATATCCCTCACTTCTTACTGTATCATGTGCTGTAGTTCAAaaatataatacttttttctttgttttactTGTTAATTTAATACCTAACACTGGAGTAGAGTTCTTAGACTATATTCAGAGGTAGAGTTAGACTCACATTTCAAtgatgtaataaaatattaattctaATATTCAACTCATCATCATGATATGATTCAAccacattttattattaatgtttgtATAATCATCTTATGCACAATGGGcctcttctctctctctatagAACCCAAACCCAAATTGAGTATCCATCCACACACCCATTTCTGCCCACTTTTTCTTGGACCTCCATGATTTCATGCAACTcccatatatttaaatattttaaatttattcttttgtttttatattttgagttttaatttattatataatatggaGAAACCTCTCTTCTATTATACAATCTGAAATGTAAAACTTACTTTTTTTtgttctaaattatttatataaatttgtattttgaattatattttaaaatatatgttcaCAATAAAAATTTGCATTCAATAATGTATTTATGGATTGAAATTTTTAATGAagaaatccaaaataaaattccaaaaatgCAGAATTAGAAATGTATTTTCAATAAGGGTAATATGGTCATTTTGTCATCTCACGGGGTGCAAGTTAAAATCATTCGGAGTGTAGAAAGAAATGGCCACCATTCCCCTAGCAATTTAGTAATCAATAAGCCCACTAGTTCAGTTTTTATTTTCAGTGATTATCTTATTCACTTATAAATCTTTACCAATAATTTGAGAGTCAAAATAATatactaaaatttatatttatatatatatatattattactattgtcactaacataaaaaaaataacacacaatttaatataattataaaaaaatcacacatatgtaatgaattgtttttatttctttgaaattttcaaATTCTTGAATTCATAAATAGTTGAAATCATCCATAGTTGAATAAGAACCTTTGAGAGATGTAattactaaaacaaaaatttatgataaataaGTTACAATTAAAAGATACTTATAGAAAAACATATAACACTTTAAGATTCAGTTTTATCTTCttaaaaccaatttttataaaaaatattccaAAGAAATAAGAACACTTAAATTAGTTTGattataaaagtttaaaaagaagaCAAGATATTGAAATTCTCATATTCAAAACAATCTCTAAAGATAAAAGAAttttttacatgaaaaaaataaaagttcatTATTAAATACAGTATATTATGAACCTACTTCACTCTCAAATTTTCCTTTATTTCCTTCCTCAAACAAacatttgataattattatcttCATACTCATTTTCAATTTCATTTATAGAAGCAAGCTATTGCTTactatatattttcataaatgttatatatatataatataatataatataatataatataatataatataatataatataatataatataatataatataatataatataatataatataatataatataatataatataatataatataatataatataatataatataatataatataatataatataatataatatgtgCAATCTCACTatagataaaatattatataagagattgaattagatttattatatttaaaacttattattgttataaaaatCTAACAATAGAATTTATTACTATTAACCAGTTATAAAGTTTTAATTGACAGTCTCAACTTAAGAGAATTAAGTGTCTATTTGGATAGGGGATGTACTGTTCTTGCGGACAGAAATGAAGGTGCATCCCTGTTTAGATCTGGGAATGAAGGAGGATGAGGGATGGAGGAGTGGGTGGTGGAAGGTTCAAGCTTCTTCTCTCAAATGCAGAGAAATAAGTGAGAGAAGAGAAAAAGCCACATAGGATGTCTGCAATTACGCATGTGCtcccatatttttataaaatatgctATGAATTAATCACATCTAATTttgtatctatttttttaactatcccATGCACATataataaatcataaaaaaatgactaaaattgtaaatttttttatatattaataaaaaaattaactatattaataatataaatattaaaataacaataatttttaaaataaatttttaaaataatgataataaatattaattaaaatcatttcagttattttaattttatttcaaataaactgTACACAcccaaaaaaattaatcatttataataaaaataaaaatattaaatatatttctaataaaataaaaatgcctatatataaaaatagtataaaaatttagttaaattaaattttacaaaatatttcatattttattatttaaatattttaaagataagagtaaatttgtaaatatatataatttaaagaatcataaataatattaaaattaactaaatacattaatttacataagggtatatttgtaatcttacaatttacacaattcaaaataattcaaaatatccttacaaccatcacatcactcacatatttcaataaactttccttaCATATTCATTCTAACATACCCCAATACAAACAacttcaactttcttcacacttccactccttcacaccctcaactttccactcccacacaccctctaatccaaacaaagcataagAA
Proteins encoded in this region:
- the LOC137831887 gene encoding hydroquinone glucosyltransferase codes for the protein MEIPKQEARVAPAPPMVAMMPSPGMGHLIPMIEFAKRVVRYHNLSVTFVIPTQGPPSKAQTAVLHALPDSISHTFLPPVTLSDLPPDAMIETTMSHVVLRSLPSLREAFHSLSATHTLAALVVDLFSTDAFDIAAEFNASRYVFFPSTATALSLFFYLPTLDQEAHCEFRDLPEPVTIPGCIPIHGRDLLDPVQDRKNEAYKWVLHHAKRYREAEGIIENSFAELEPGAWRELQKEQPGRPPVYAVGPLVRMETGPVESECLRWLDEQPRGSVLFVSFGSAGTLSSAQIKELAHGLEASEQRFLWVVKSPNDEIANGSYFKAETAADPFGFLPEGFVERTKGRGLLVPSWAPQPQVLAHPSTAGFLTHCGWNSILESVVNGVSFIAWPLFAEQRMNAFMLTHDVKVALRPKVSDNGLVERQQISSVVKSLMEGEEGKKLRYRMKDLKDAAAMALAEDGSSTNHISHLALIWANKTAPKPRQLN